One Mycolicibacterium sarraceniae genomic window carries:
- a CDS encoding MCE family protein: MLTTFIKRQLVVFGVLTVIALLVLGWYFLRLPTLAGIGQYELKADLPSSGGLYATANVTYRGITIGKVTEVEPTETGVRATMSISDKYKIPLDSSANVHSVSAVGEQYLDLVSDGNPGQYFASGQTITKSTVPEEIGPALDAANKGLAALPADKIPVLLNETARAVGGLGPSLQRLVDGTQALVTDFKTNIQDVNDIIQNSPAVIDSQIDSSSAIQQWSANLNTIASQTAAQDQALRDGLRQAAPTADAVNAVFSDVREALPQTLANLEIVLDMLKRYNKGVEQSLVLLPQGASVAQSVSSIYPGKAALDFGLTINQPPPCLTGFLPASQWRAPADTSPKPVESGLYCKIPKDTPANVVRGARNFPCADVPGKRAATPMECRSNEPYTPLGNNPWIGDPNQVLNCPAPGARCDQPVNPGTVIPAPSINNGMNPLPADLLPGPTPPISDGPSPSGTGTVQCNGQQPNPCTYTPAAGSAPPGNTAVYSPQSGELVGPDGVKYSVSNSSNTGDNGWKEMLAPAG, translated from the coding sequence ATGTTGACGACATTCATCAAGAGGCAGCTGGTCGTGTTCGGCGTGCTGACCGTGATCGCCCTGCTGGTGCTGGGGTGGTACTTCCTGCGCCTGCCCACGCTCGCCGGTATCGGGCAGTACGAGCTGAAAGCGGACCTGCCGTCCTCGGGTGGCCTGTATGCGACGGCCAATGTCACCTACCGGGGCATCACGATCGGCAAGGTCACCGAGGTGGAACCGACCGAGACCGGTGTCCGGGCGACCATGAGCATCAGCGACAAGTACAAGATCCCGCTGGATTCCTCCGCCAATGTGCACTCCGTGTCCGCGGTCGGTGAGCAGTACCTCGACCTGGTGTCCGACGGCAATCCCGGTCAGTACTTCGCGTCCGGCCAGACGATCACGAAGTCGACGGTGCCGGAGGAGATCGGCCCTGCCCTGGATGCGGCCAACAAGGGCCTCGCCGCCCTGCCTGCCGACAAGATTCCGGTGCTGCTGAACGAAACCGCCCGAGCGGTAGGCGGTTTGGGCCCGTCACTGCAACGGCTGGTCGACGGCACGCAGGCTCTGGTGACCGATTTCAAGACGAATATCCAGGACGTCAATGACATCATCCAGAATTCGCCGGCCGTCATCGACAGCCAGATCGACTCGTCGAGCGCGATCCAGCAGTGGTCGGCGAACTTGAACACGATCGCCTCGCAGACCGCCGCGCAGGATCAGGCGCTGCGCGATGGACTGCGTCAGGCCGCGCCGACCGCCGACGCCGTCAATGCCGTCTTCAGCGATGTGCGCGAGGCATTGCCGCAGACGCTGGCCAATCTCGAGATCGTGCTGGACATGCTCAAGCGCTACAACAAGGGCGTCGAGCAGTCGCTGGTGCTGTTGCCACAGGGCGCGTCGGTGGCCCAGTCCGTGTCGTCGATATACCCGGGTAAGGCGGCGCTGGACTTCGGGTTGACCATCAACCAGCCGCCGCCGTGCCTGACCGGCTTCCTGCCGGCCAGCCAATGGAGGGCGCCGGCCGATACCAGCCCCAAGCCGGTGGAGAGCGGGCTGTACTGCAAGATCCCCAAGGACACCCCCGCCAACGTCGTTCGTGGCGCTCGTAACTTCCCGTGCGCCGATGTGCCGGGTAAGCGGGCAGCGACGCCGATGGAGTGCCGCAGCAACGAGCCGTACACGCCGCTGGGCAACAATCCGTGGATCGGCGATCCCAACCAGGTGCTCAACTGCCCGGCGCCGGGCGCTCGATGTGACCAGCCAGTGAACCCCGGTACCGTGATACCGGCACCGTCGATTAACAACGGGATGAACCCGTTGCCGGCAGATCTGCTGCCGGGTCCCACCCCGCCGATCAGCGACGGACCCAGTCCGTCCGGGACCGGCACCGTGCAGTGCAACGGTCAGCAACCGAACCCCTGCACGTACACTCCGGCCGCCGGTAGTGCGCCACCAGGTAATACGGCCGTCTACAGCCCGCAGAGCGGGGAGCTGGTTGGCCCTGACGGTGTGAAATACAGCGTCAGCAACTCGAGCAATACAGGAGATAACGGATGGAAGGAGATGCTGGCTCCGGCCGGCTGA
- a CDS encoding Mce protein, translated as MEGDAGSGRLTPTPATDDAEPSAAQESVNLDPGDKNEAANGERPRGSRLTGRRVAAVCCALVIASLLIATGGFFALRAHQKSVAAAKAETVALAAAKDCVTATQAPDAAAMAASQQKIIECATGDFGAQATLYSGLLVDAYQAAKVQVQVSNMRAAVERHNDDGSLDVLVAVRVKVSNSQAQDQEQGYRLRVRMAPEGGTYKIAKLDQVSK; from the coding sequence ATGGAAGGAGATGCTGGCTCCGGCCGGCTGACCCCCACCCCCGCCACTGATGACGCCGAACCCAGTGCGGCGCAGGAGTCGGTGAATCTGGACCCGGGCGACAAGAACGAAGCAGCCAACGGTGAACGGCCGCGCGGGTCGCGGCTCACTGGTCGCCGGGTAGCGGCTGTCTGCTGCGCGCTGGTGATCGCCAGCCTGCTGATCGCCACCGGCGGATTCTTCGCGCTGCGTGCACACCAGAAGAGCGTTGCGGCGGCCAAAGCCGAGACGGTCGCGCTGGCGGCTGCCAAGGACTGCGTCACCGCCACTCAGGCACCCGACGCTGCGGCGATGGCGGCCAGTCAGCAGAAGATCATCGAATGCGCGACCGGTGACTTCGGCGCCCAGGCCACCCTCTACAGCGGCCTGCTGGTGGACGCCTATCAGGCCGCCAAGGTTCAGGTCCAGGTCTCCAATATGCGGGCGGCCGTGGAACGGCACAACGATGACGGCTCCCTGGACGTGCTGGTGGCCGTGCGAGTGAAGGTGTCCAACTCCCAGGCTCAGGACCAGGAGCAGGGCTACCGTCTGCGGGTCCGGATGGCCCCCGAGGGAGGCACGTACAAGATCGCCAAACTCGACCAGGTGAGTAAGTGA
- a CDS encoding RDD family protein, whose translation MTVTVPEADAVDVEADATEVTDRAAFLTLASWPARAGAYAVDVFFPAGVVITCLLVAQSASISGRGWLQWTAIAIAAAVFLALALNRLLLPSLTGWTLGRSLVGIAVVRRDKAPIDPWRLLIRDLAHLLDTAALFVGWLWPLWDSRNRTFADLITRTEVHREEGEPPDRRRQAGAVLVALAVLAGTATALGYLSVYRPALTVEQTREHLAVEGPRIVQQMLSYNVATIDADFERARGLVTDSYRQQLVAQQDSVRKAGPVDNDYWVTNSAVLTNTRDRAEMLLLMQGQRGEPPKQRLITATVQVSLERSASGQWQVSNLSVLAKPNPAGEPK comes from the coding sequence GTGACGGTGACGGTCCCCGAAGCGGACGCCGTCGACGTCGAGGCGGACGCCACTGAGGTCACCGACCGGGCGGCCTTCCTCACGCTGGCGAGCTGGCCGGCGCGCGCCGGCGCCTATGCGGTCGACGTGTTCTTCCCCGCTGGTGTGGTGATCACCTGTCTGCTGGTCGCGCAGTCGGCTTCGATATCGGGCCGCGGCTGGCTGCAGTGGACGGCGATCGCCATAGCCGCGGCGGTATTCCTGGCCCTGGCACTGAACCGGCTATTGCTCCCATCGCTCACCGGGTGGACGCTGGGCCGGTCACTGGTCGGTATCGCCGTCGTCCGACGCGATAAAGCGCCAATTGATCCGTGGCGCCTGCTTATTCGCGATCTGGCACATCTACTCGATACCGCCGCGTTGTTCGTCGGCTGGCTGTGGCCGTTGTGGGACTCACGCAACCGGACCTTCGCCGACCTGATCACCCGCACCGAGGTGCACCGCGAAGAGGGTGAGCCGCCCGATCGGCGGCGGCAGGCAGGTGCGGTGCTGGTGGCTCTCGCGGTGCTCGCTGGCACGGCCACCGCGCTCGGTTACCTCTCGGTGTATCGGCCCGCACTCACCGTCGAACAGACCCGAGAGCATCTTGCGGTCGAAGGCCCCAGGATCGTTCAACAGATGCTGAGCTACAACGTCGCCACGATCGATGCGGATTTCGAGCGGGCCCGGGGCCTGGTCACCGATAGCTATCGGCAACAGCTTGTGGCACAGCAGGATTCGGTGCGCAAAGCCGGACCGGTCGACAACGACTATTGGGTCACCAACAGTGCCGTACTAACCAACACCCGCGATCGCGCGGAGATGCTGCTGCTCATGCAGGGCCAGCGCGGTGAGCCGCCCAAGCAGCGGCTGATCACGGCCACCGTGCAGGTGAGCTTGGAGCGGTCCGCGAGCGGTCAGTGGCAGGTGTCAAACTTGTCGGTGCTGGCGAAGCCGAACCCGGCGGGAGAGCCGAAGTGA
- a CDS encoding Mce protein, translating into MEPRRQCGRGGGRHDQDQDARRQDHRKRESLDGHRDPRRRCRRAVEDQQPTAGDLADAAPPARKRLRLNKTTVAAGVSAILFVAAGGFASATVQPYLMDRAAVDTKLTIARTAAEAITTLWTYTPDDMDKLPDRSARYLSGDFQDEYRKYVDAIVPTNKQAKVTNSTEVVGAAVESLNGKDATAIVYTNTTSKSPLSKDIPSTKYLSYRVQLTRDGAHWLVTKMTTVTSLDLTPKL; encoded by the coding sequence CTGGAACCGCGACGGCAGTGCGGACGTGGCGGTGGTCGCCACGACCAAGACCAAGATGCCCGACGGCAAGACCATCGAAAGCGGGAGTCGCTGGATGGTCACCGCGACCCAAGAAGGAGGTGCAGGAGGGCCGTGGAAGATCAGCAACCTACTGCAGGTGATCTAGCCGACGCGGCACCGCCGGCGCGAAAGCGGTTGCGCCTCAACAAGACAACGGTGGCGGCTGGCGTGTCCGCGATCCTGTTCGTGGCCGCGGGCGGTTTCGCCAGCGCGACTGTGCAGCCGTATCTGATGGACCGGGCGGCCGTCGACACCAAGCTCACTATCGCCCGCACCGCGGCCGAGGCGATCACCACGCTGTGGACCTACACCCCCGACGATATGGACAAGCTGCCGGACCGGTCGGCGAGGTATCTGTCCGGCGACTTCCAGGACGAGTACCGCAAGTACGTCGACGCCATCGTGCCGACCAACAAACAGGCCAAGGTGACCAACAGCACCGAGGTGGTCGGCGCCGCAGTCGAATCGCTGAACGGTAAGGACGCCACCGCGATCGTCTACACCAACACCACCTCGAAGAGCCCGCTGAGTAAGGACATTCCCTCGACGAAGTACCTCTCCTACCGCGTGCAGCTGACCCGGGACGGTGCGCACTGGCTGGTCACCAAGATGACCACGGTGACATCGTTGGACCTCACCCCCAAGCTCTGA
- a CDS encoding phosphodiester glycosidase family protein: MPTVVVKLRRLIAGSMAVAGCLTLAATLGAPIAAADGREQLAQAIATTRGSYLVYNFGSGYPAPMLNAGGTWYELTNGGHLMTIKAASKRLTPRLLVDTHSGYQARCEQTPGTRTREGLVQASETYSPLQAWQALGQPTIVINANFFDVRGQQAGSWKSTGCSSPLGAYVDNTQGQGRANAAVTGTVAYAGKQALSGGDEVWTALTTMIIPVAGAPFLVTPTSPNDYDAATPVIQGLLDKGARFAAVSGLGLLAPGDTGQLNDPGPSAARTALAYARDKDEMYIFQGGSYTPDQIQDLFRGLGSDTAILLDGGGSSAIVLRRDTGGMWAGAGVPKGSCDTMAVLCDSRERALPAWLAFN, translated from the coding sequence GTGCCAACCGTCGTCGTGAAGCTACGCCGCCTGATCGCGGGCAGCATGGCCGTGGCCGGCTGCCTGACGCTCGCCGCGACCCTCGGCGCACCCATCGCAGCGGCCGACGGCCGCGAGCAACTGGCCCAGGCCATCGCTACGACGCGCGGCAGCTACCTGGTCTACAACTTCGGAAGTGGTTATCCCGCACCAATGCTCAACGCGGGCGGCACCTGGTACGAGCTCACCAACGGCGGTCACCTGATGACGATCAAGGCCGCCTCCAAACGCCTGACGCCCCGGCTGCTGGTCGACACCCACAGCGGCTACCAGGCCCGCTGCGAACAGACCCCTGGCACCCGCACCCGCGAGGGACTGGTGCAGGCCTCCGAGACCTACTCGCCGCTGCAGGCCTGGCAGGCGCTCGGGCAGCCGACCATTGTGATCAACGCCAACTTCTTCGATGTCCGGGGGCAGCAAGCAGGTTCGTGGAAGTCGACCGGATGCAGCTCTCCGTTGGGTGCCTACGTCGACAACACCCAAGGCCAGGGCCGAGCCAACGCCGCAGTGACGGGGACGGTCGCCTACGCCGGCAAGCAGGCGCTGTCTGGCGGTGATGAGGTGTGGACCGCACTGACGACGATGATCATCCCCGTCGCGGGTGCACCGTTCCTGGTTACGCCCACGTCACCTAACGACTATGACGCCGCCACCCCGGTGATCCAGGGGCTGCTGGACAAGGGCGCCCGGTTCGCAGCGGTCAGTGGCCTCGGGCTGCTGGCACCGGGCGACACCGGCCAGTTGAATGACCCCGGCCCCAGCGCCGCGCGCACCGCGCTGGCCTACGCCAGGGACAAGGATGAGATGTACATCTTCCAGGGCGGCAGTTACACGCCGGATCAGATCCAGGATCTCTTCCGCGGGCTGGGCAGCGACACCGCGATTCTGCTCGACGGTGGTGGATCGTCGGCCATCGTGTTGCGCCGCGACACCGGCGGCATGTGGGCCGGCGCGGGTGTGCCGAAGGGTTCGTGCGACACCATGGCGGTGCTGTGCGATTCCCGTGAGCGCGCGCTGCCCGCGTGGCTCGCGTTTAACTGA
- a CDS encoding pirin family protein translates to MAATVDIRRAADRAATKIDWLDSKHSFSFGHNYDPANTHHGLLLVNNDDIVKPGSGFDTHPHRDMEIITWVLQGSLVHQDSTGHSGVIYPGLAQRMSAGRGILHSEKNDSWTLTGDETHNEPVHFVQMWVVPDESGLDPGYQQLEIDDELLRGGLVTIASGMPEHREQAAIAIRNRYAALHGARLQPGDTVELPEAPYLHLFVPRGEVRLEGAGALHEGDAVRFSAAGGQRVTATEPAEILVWEMHAGLAG, encoded by the coding sequence ATGGCAGCAACAGTCGACATCAGACGTGCCGCCGACCGCGCCGCGACGAAGATCGATTGGCTGGACTCCAAGCACTCGTTCTCGTTCGGGCACAACTACGACCCGGCCAACACTCACCACGGCCTGCTGTTGGTGAACAACGACGATATTGTCAAGCCGGGCAGTGGATTTGACACTCACCCGCACCGCGATATGGAGATCATCACGTGGGTGCTGCAGGGCTCGCTAGTGCACCAGGACTCCACCGGTCACTCCGGGGTGATCTATCCCGGCCTGGCTCAACGAATGTCGGCGGGCCGGGGCATCTTGCATTCGGAGAAGAATGACTCCTGGACGCTGACTGGTGACGAAACACATAACGAGCCAGTTCATTTCGTTCAGATGTGGGTGGTACCCGACGAGTCGGGGCTCGATCCGGGCTATCAACAACTGGAAATCGACGACGAGCTGCTGCGCGGCGGGCTGGTGACGATCGCCTCCGGCATGCCAGAGCACAGGGAGCAGGCGGCCATCGCGATCCGCAACCGATACGCGGCGCTACACGGTGCGCGCCTACAACCCGGTGACACCGTCGAGCTGCCCGAAGCCCCGTATCTACACCTGTTCGTGCCGCGCGGCGAGGTGAGGTTGGAGGGTGCCGGCGCGCTACACGAGGGTGACGCGGTGCGCTTCAGCGCGGCTGGCGGTCAGCGGGTCACCGCTACTGAACCCGCGGAGATCCTCGTCTGGGAGATGCACGCCGGGCTGGCGGGCTGA
- a CDS encoding MarR family winged helix-turn-helix transcriptional regulator — protein sequence MRWLTEDQQLIWRNYLELGTRLQVAMNRQLQARCGLSLADYEVLVALSERGPVRVLGLAAALGWEQSRVSHQLRRMRDRDLLERRDSTEDRRGATVEITVAGREALASAAPDHVALVRSVLFDEMTPAQLRGFDEVIVAALERLGD from the coding sequence CTGCGCTGGTTGACCGAGGACCAACAGCTGATCTGGCGCAACTACCTGGAATTGGGCACTCGGCTTCAGGTCGCGATGAACCGCCAGCTCCAGGCTCGGTGTGGGCTCTCCCTGGCCGACTACGAGGTCCTGGTCGCACTATCCGAGCGGGGGCCGGTGCGAGTGCTGGGATTAGCCGCGGCGCTGGGCTGGGAACAGAGCCGGGTCTCGCACCAGCTGCGCCGGATGCGGGATCGCGATCTGCTCGAGCGGCGCGACAGCACCGAGGACCGGCGCGGTGCCACCGTCGAGATCACTGTCGCTGGACGGGAGGCGCTGGCCTCTGCAGCCCCCGATCACGTCGCGCTGGTCCGATCGGTGCTGTTCGACGAGATGACGCCGGCGCAACTGCGGGGGTTCGACGAGGTGATCGTGGCGGCGCTGGAGCGGCTGGGCGACTGA
- a CDS encoding alpha/beta hydrolase, protein MVTTRTERTFDGVGGVRIVYDVWTPDTQPRGVAVLSHGLGEHARRYDHVAERFGQAGLVTYALDHRGHGRSGGKRVRVRSINEYTGDFDTLAAIATAEHPGLKRIVLGHSMGGGIVFAWGVDHPGDIDLMVLSGPAVAAQSGVSQAKLLLGKAVGSLLPDLPVEELDSNAISRDPEVVAAYNADPLVHHGKIPAGIAKALVTVGETMPQKARQLTAPLLVVHGAEDALVPASGSELLVDCVGSADVRLKVYPGLYHEVFNEPERDRVLDDVTAWIEARL, encoded by the coding sequence ATGGTCACAACGCGCACCGAGCGTACGTTCGACGGAGTCGGCGGCGTCCGCATCGTCTACGACGTGTGGACACCGGACACGCAACCGCGCGGCGTCGCCGTGCTGTCCCACGGCCTCGGTGAGCATGCCCGCCGCTACGACCATGTTGCCGAGCGCTTCGGCCAAGCCGGCCTCGTCACCTACGCCCTCGACCACCGCGGTCACGGCCGCTCCGGCGGTAAGCGCGTACGGGTCCGGTCGATCAACGAGTACACCGGCGATTTCGACACGCTCGCCGCAATCGCTACCGCAGAACACCCCGGCCTGAAGCGAATCGTGCTCGGCCACAGCATGGGTGGCGGCATCGTGTTCGCCTGGGGCGTCGACCACCCGGGCGACATCGACCTGATGGTGCTGTCCGGTCCCGCGGTCGCGGCCCAGAGCGGGGTGTCGCAAGCCAAGCTGCTGCTCGGGAAGGCGGTGGGCTCGCTGCTGCCGGACCTGCCCGTCGAAGAGCTCGATTCGAACGCGATCTCCCGCGACCCCGAAGTGGTGGCCGCCTACAACGCCGACCCGCTGGTGCATCACGGCAAGATCCCGGCCGGTATCGCGAAGGCGTTGGTGACGGTTGGCGAGACGATGCCGCAGAAGGCGCGCCAGCTGACCGCGCCGTTGCTGGTGGTACATGGTGCCGAGGATGCGCTGGTACCGGCCAGCGGCAGCGAACTGCTCGTGGACTGTGTCGGCTCGGCCGACGTGCGCCTCAAGGTGTATCCCGGGCTCTATCACGAGGTGTTCAACGAGCCCGAGCGCGATCGGGTGCTCGATGATGTCACCGCCTGGATCGAGGCCAGGCTGTGA
- a CDS encoding alpha/beta hydrolase has product MALMLVAGCSSNNATTSGSHNAWVEDEVTFVADGLTIHGTYRHQHGDQKGPAALLISESGRTDRNGDNNVAGPIGNMRQLAEYLSNHGVASLRYDKVGTGKTGLGPYADHPADVGSAVYTTGAKSAVRFLAGQAATDKDHLSVYTLGEGTVHAMTLADDTSAGAPKIHSLGLLQPLAGRYLDLITNRVKADMAAAVKGGQKTQAQADQVIAAWNAAVTEARTKGTVPAKLPESLSAILFPGNVKAVVEADAIDPLNLAARIPAGTPVLVTCSDTDGQANCADIKPFTDALAHTSLSVVALKGVNHVLRDDPTDNVGNYAKPGPLSPQLTVALDGFVGQ; this is encoded by the coding sequence ATGGCGCTGATGCTGGTAGCCGGTTGCTCGTCGAACAACGCAACGACCAGCGGATCGCATAACGCCTGGGTCGAGGACGAGGTGACGTTCGTCGCCGACGGGCTGACCATCCACGGCACCTACCGCCACCAGCACGGTGATCAGAAGGGGCCGGCGGCGCTGCTGATCTCCGAAAGCGGGCGCACCGATCGCAACGGCGACAACAACGTCGCCGGGCCGATCGGCAATATGCGTCAGCTCGCCGAATACCTGTCTAACCACGGCGTGGCCTCGCTGCGTTACGACAAGGTCGGCACCGGAAAGACCGGCCTGGGCCCCTACGCCGACCACCCGGCCGATGTCGGCAGCGCCGTCTACACCACGGGCGCGAAATCCGCGGTGCGGTTCCTGGCCGGGCAGGCGGCCACCGATAAAGACCACCTCTCGGTGTACACGCTCGGCGAGGGCACCGTCCACGCGATGACACTGGCCGACGACACCTCGGCCGGCGCGCCCAAGATCCACTCGCTGGGTCTGCTGCAACCGCTGGCCGGCCGCTACCTCGACCTGATCACCAATCGGGTCAAAGCCGATATGGCCGCCGCCGTGAAGGGCGGGCAGAAAACCCAGGCGCAGGCCGACCAGGTGATAGCCGCGTGGAATGCCGCCGTCACCGAGGCCCGCACCAAGGGCACCGTGCCCGCCAAGCTGCCCGAGAGCCTCAGCGCGATCCTGTTCCCCGGCAACGTCAAGGCCGTCGTCGAAGCCGACGCGATCGACCCGCTGAACCTGGCCGCCCGCATCCCTGCCGGCACACCGGTATTGGTGACGTGCTCGGATACCGATGGCCAGGCCAATTGTGCGGATATCAAACCGTTCACCGATGCCCTGGCGCACACCTCGTTGTCGGTGGTCGCGCTCAAGGGTGTCAACCACGTGTTGCGCGACGACCCGACCGACAACGTCGGCAATTACGCCAAGCCGGGCCCGCTCTCGCCGCAGCTCACGGTGGCGCTGGATGGGTTCGTCGGTCAGTAA
- a CDS encoding DUF2786 domain-containing protein: MTDDKMLARIAALLRQAEGTDNVHEAEAFMAAAQRLATATSIDLAVARAHSATRTAAQAPTQRTITIGEPGSRGLRTYVQLFAGIAAANDVKCDVASNSTYVYAYGFAEDIDASHALYASLVVQMVRSCDAYLATGAHKPTPTITARLNFQLAFGARVAQRLSEAREEATKEATRDRKTAPGTALALRNKELELRDHYRQNSRARGTWQASRASAGYSSAARRAGDRAGRQARLGSSPELPGARTRLRK; this comes from the coding sequence GTGACGGACGACAAGATGCTGGCGCGCATCGCGGCACTCCTGCGCCAGGCCGAAGGCACCGACAACGTCCACGAGGCCGAGGCGTTCATGGCCGCCGCCCAGCGGCTGGCCACCGCGACATCGATCGACCTGGCGGTCGCGCGCGCCCACTCCGCCACCCGCACCGCCGCACAGGCACCGACCCAGCGGACCATCACCATCGGTGAGCCGGGCTCCCGGGGCCTGCGTACCTACGTGCAGCTGTTCGCGGGCATCGCCGCGGCCAACGACGTGAAGTGCGATGTCGCCTCGAATTCGACGTATGTGTACGCCTACGGTTTCGCCGAGGACATCGACGCCAGCCATGCCCTCTACGCCAGTCTGGTCGTGCAGATGGTGCGCTCGTGTGACGCCTACCTGGCTACCGGTGCCCACAAGCCGACGCCGACCATCACCGCGCGGCTCAACTTCCAGTTGGCCTTCGGTGCGCGCGTCGCCCAGCGCCTCTCCGAGGCGCGCGAAGAGGCCACGAAGGAAGCCACCCGGGACCGCAAGACCGCGCCGGGAACGGCATTGGCCTTGCGCAACAAGGAACTCGAGCTGCGTGACCATTACCGGCAGAACTCCCGAGCGCGCGGCACCTGGCAGGCTAGCCGGGCGTCGGCGGGATATTCGTCGGCGGCCCGGCGTGCCGGTGACCGGGCCGGCCGGCAGGCCCGGCTGGGTTCCAGTCCTGAACTGCCCGGGGCGCGGACCCGGCTGCGCAAGTGA
- a CDS encoding TIGR04338 family metallohydrolase, whose product MTARDSQRSRVYGAEEFVRTLFDRAAQHSSRTIDFFGAQLTLPPEARFASMPSVRRYVGDVLALPAVSARWPQAGPLTVRTRRAASAAHYESSGGTGIIAVPDRDSADWAMRELVVLHEIAHHLSPQGPAHGPDFIATFCELATVVMGPEVGHVLRVVYAKEGVK is encoded by the coding sequence GTGACGGCGCGCGACAGCCAACGCTCCCGCGTCTACGGGGCCGAGGAGTTCGTCCGAACCCTTTTCGATCGCGCCGCCCAACACAGTTCACGCACCATCGACTTCTTCGGGGCGCAGCTCACCCTGCCGCCTGAGGCGCGATTCGCGTCGATGCCGTCAGTGCGGCGCTATGTCGGCGATGTCCTCGCGCTACCCGCGGTGAGCGCCCGCTGGCCGCAGGCAGGGCCGCTGACCGTGCGGACGCGGCGCGCTGCCAGTGCCGCGCACTACGAAAGCTCCGGTGGCACGGGCATCATCGCGGTACCGGACCGTGACTCCGCGGACTGGGCGATGCGGGAGCTGGTCGTGCTGCACGAGATCGCCCATCATCTGAGCCCGCAGGGGCCCGCGCACGGCCCGGACTTCATCGCGACTTTCTGCGAGCTCGCCACCGTGGTGATGGGCCCCGAGGTCGGCCACGTGTTGCGCGTGGTCTACGCCAAAGAAGGCGTGAAGTAA
- a CDS encoding pyridoxamine 5'-phosphate oxidase family protein has translation MRREVKTVAALREIVGEPDPYVANKVKDRLSPVQCDWLAHSPLAFVATTDQHGRVDVSPKGDPPGFVHVIDEQTIAIPDRTGNKRVDGYLNVVQRPQVGTLFVIPGRGDTLRINGRARILADADYFDTMIVQGKRPLLVMEVDIEEVFFHCSKAFLRSDTWKPETWNPDALPSVAKMAKALRTDWTDAQLEERYSEENIRRSMY, from the coding sequence ATGCGCCGTGAAGTGAAGACCGTTGCCGCGCTTCGGGAGATCGTGGGCGAACCCGATCCCTATGTCGCGAACAAGGTCAAGGACCGGCTCTCGCCGGTCCAGTGCGACTGGTTGGCACACTCCCCGTTGGCGTTTGTCGCGACAACGGATCAGCATGGCCGCGTGGATGTTTCCCCGAAGGGTGACCCGCCAGGATTCGTGCATGTGATCGACGAGCAGACCATCGCCATCCCGGATCGGACTGGCAATAAGCGTGTCGACGGCTATCTCAACGTAGTGCAACGCCCACAGGTCGGAACCCTGTTTGTCATCCCCGGTCGCGGGGACACTCTCCGGATCAATGGACGGGCCCGAATCCTGGCCGACGCCGACTACTTCGACACCATGATCGTGCAGGGCAAGCGCCCACTGTTGGTGATGGAGGTCGACATCGAGGAAGTGTTCTTCCACTGCTCCAAGGCATTCCTGCGGTCCGATACCTGGAAGCCCGAGACCTGGAATCCGGACGCGCTGCCCAGCGTGGCGAAGATGGCCAAGGCACTGCGGACGGACTGGACCGATGCCCAGCTCGAGGAGCGCTACAGCGAGGAGAACATCCGGCGGTCGATGTACTAG